A region of Microtus ochrogaster isolate Prairie Vole_2 linkage group LG1, MicOch1.0, whole genome shotgun sequence DNA encodes the following proteins:
- the Utp3 gene encoding something about silencing protein 10 produces MVRKSRQRGAVQWAAVRAKAGRSATDENEDDLGSPPSPGDSSYYQDQVDEFHEARSQAALAKGWNEIYSGEEDDDEEEEVLALDVDEEDEEDEESSEDGEDVDDDEDGGSSVQSEAEASVDPSLSWGQRKKLYYDTDYGSKSRGRQSQQEVEEEEREEEEEAQVIQRRLAQTLQEDDFGVAWVEAFAKPVPQVEEAETRVVKDLAKVSVKEKLKMLRKESPELLELIEDLKVKLTEVKDELEPLLKLADKGVIPPGKGSQYLRTKYNLYLNYCANISFYLILKARRTPAHGHPVIDRLVTYRNLINQLSVVDQRLSSEIRHLLTAKDGAIKKELNPKAKLPKTKPKSVSQTPAAVADLSDDADFDEAALRHSKEMEDGQKLKRKKEEISAEEQVLEDQNAKRAITYQIAKNRGLTPRRKKIDRNPRVKHREKFRRAKIRRRGQVREVRREEQRYTGELSGIRAGVKKSIKLK; encoded by the coding sequence ATGGTGAGGAAATCCCGGCAGCGTGGAGCGGTCCAGTGGGCAGCTGTGCGGGCCAAGGCAGGTCGCAGCGCCACGGACGAGAATGAGGACGATTTGGGGTCGCCGCCCTCTCCGGGGGACTCCAGCTACTACCAAGATCAGGTAGATGAGTTCCATGAAGCCCGATCTCAGGCGGCTTTGGCTAAGGGCTGGAACGAAATCTACAGCGGGGAGGAGGATGAcgatgaggaggaggaggtgctAGCCTTAGATGtggacgaggaggacgaggaagaTGAAGAGAGTTCGGAGGATGGCGAGGACGTTGATGATGACGAGGATGGTGGGAGCTCTGTGCAGAGTGAGGCTGAGGCTTCTGTGGATCCTAGCTTGTCCTGGGGTCAGAGGAAAAAGCTTTATTATGATACAGACTATGGCTCCAAATCCCGAGGCCGTCAGAGTCAGCAAGAagtagaagaggaggaaagagaggaagaggaggaggcgcAGGTAATTCAGCGGCGCCTGGCCCAAACCCTGCAAGAGGATGATTTTGGAGTCGCTTGGGTGGAGGCCTTTGCAAAACCGGTGCCCCAGGTGGAGGAAGCTGAGACTCGGGTCGTGAAGGATTTGGCTAAAGTCTCTGTAAAAGAGAAGCTGAAAATGTTGAGAAAAGAATCACCAGAGCTCTTAGAGCTGATAGAAGACCTCAAAGTCAAGTTGACGGAAGTGAAAGATGAGCTGGAGCCACTGTTAAAGTTGGCGGACAAGGGAGTCATTCCCCCTGGGAAAGGAAGCCAGTACCTGAGGACCAAGTATAACCTCTACTTGAACTACTGCGCCAACATCAGTTTTTATTTGATCTTAAAAGCCAGGAGAACCCCTGCACATGGACATCCTGTTATAGATAGGCTTGTCACCTACAGAAATCTCATCAATCAGCTCTCGGTGGTGGATCAGAGACTGTCTTCCGAAATCCGTCACCTACTCACGGCCAAGGATGGTGCTATAAAGAAAGAACTGAATCCAAAAGCAAAATTACCCAAAACGAAGCCAAAGTCTGTCTCACAGActcctgctgctgttgccgatCTGTCTGATGATGCTGATTTTGATGAAGCTGCACTAAGACACTCTAAGGAAATGGAAGACGGGCaaaagttgaaaagaaagaaagaagaaattagtgCTGAAGAACAGGTTCTCGAAGATCAGAATGCGAAGAGAGCTATCACCTACCAGATTGCTAAAAATAGGGGACTTACGCCTAGGAGAAAGAAGATTGATAGGAACCCCAGAGTCAAGCATAGGGAGAAGTTCAGAAGAGCCAAGATTCGTAGGCGAGGCCAGGTTCGTGAGGTTCGTAGAGAAGAGCAGCGGTATACTGGTGAACTCTCTGGCATTCGTGCTGGAGTTAAAAAGAGCATTAAGCTTAAGTAA